One part of the Bacillus sp. FJAT-27916 genome encodes these proteins:
- a CDS encoding ABC transporter ATP-binding protein, producing MRHFKKYIKKYGFLFSIAIIFLMIEAICDLLLPTILASIIDNGVADGNLQYVLNMGGLMLLVTGIGALGAIIRNIISSNLSQRLGAELRSDLYRKVQSFRLEEMNQFEASSLVTRLTNDVNQMQMFVNGLMRIMVKAPLVCIGSIFMAVRLNASISWVLLIVIPIVALIILLNVRISLPFFMRVQKATDKLNGVVREYLSGIRVIRAFNRGRFEQSRFDEKNEQLFGTSTKAMRVMSIFSPGISLTVNFGIVLVLLAGGWNINDGQMQVGEVVAYVNYMTQILISLMMITMIFNMFVRARVSAGRISEVLGTDNPAEIKGLKTSIPQEGVVFEQVHFSYHGTKEYVLKDVSLSLKPSETIGIIGSTGAGKSSLVNLLLRLYEPSHGAIYINGENIQTMDLKQLRNQIAYVPQKSMLFTGTIKENILWGKADASMEDIRHAANIAQADAFISRLPEGYDTQLGQGGVNLSGGQKQRVSIARALLKEAPILVLDDSTSALDAVTEQRLKEALSENRERRIVFLIAQRITSIMDADHIIVMENGHVAGAGTHEELAKNNSVYKEIILSQLGTEMETSG from the coding sequence ATGAGACATTTTAAGAAGTATATCAAGAAATACGGCTTTTTATTTTCTATAGCCATCATTTTTTTAATGATAGAGGCAATTTGTGATTTGCTTCTTCCAACGATACTGGCATCCATCATTGATAATGGAGTTGCCGATGGTAATCTTCAATATGTCTTGAATATGGGCGGGCTCATGCTGCTTGTGACAGGTATTGGTGCACTCGGAGCTATTATCCGGAATATCATCTCCAGCAATCTGTCACAAAGGCTTGGAGCAGAGCTTCGTTCTGACTTATACAGGAAGGTCCAATCCTTTAGGCTTGAGGAAATGAATCAATTCGAGGCTTCCTCTCTTGTGACAAGACTGACGAATGATGTCAATCAAATGCAAATGTTCGTGAATGGATTAATGCGGATTATGGTAAAAGCTCCGCTTGTCTGTATAGGAAGCATCTTCATGGCAGTGCGGCTCAATGCCTCCATTTCCTGGGTGCTGTTAATTGTCATTCCGATTGTTGCACTCATCATCCTGTTGAACGTCAGAATCAGCTTGCCTTTTTTCATGCGCGTTCAGAAGGCAACCGATAAACTGAATGGTGTTGTACGGGAATATCTTTCTGGTATTCGGGTTATTCGTGCGTTTAATCGCGGGCGGTTCGAGCAATCGAGATTTGATGAGAAGAATGAACAATTATTCGGCACATCCACAAAAGCGATGCGAGTCATGTCTATTTTCAGTCCTGGTATATCTCTTACAGTGAACTTTGGGATTGTGCTCGTCCTGCTTGCGGGAGGGTGGAACATCAATGACGGTCAAATGCAGGTGGGCGAGGTTGTTGCCTATGTGAATTATATGACCCAAATCCTCATCAGTTTAATGATGATCACAATGATCTTCAATATGTTTGTCCGGGCAAGGGTGTCAGCCGGCAGGATTAGTGAAGTGCTAGGGACAGACAACCCGGCAGAGATTAAGGGGCTCAAAACAAGCATCCCGCAGGAGGGCGTTGTATTTGAGCAGGTTCATTTCTCCTATCATGGCACGAAGGAGTATGTCCTGAAGGATGTTTCCTTATCCTTGAAGCCTAGCGAAACCATCGGGATTATCGGTTCAACCGGGGCGGGGAAGAGCAGTCTTGTGAATCTACTCCTCAGGCTGTATGAACCATCCCATGGCGCGATTTACATAAACGGAGAGAATATCCAGACGATGGACCTTAAGCAATTGAGGAATCAAATTGCTTATGTTCCGCAGAAATCGATGCTGTTTACCGGCACTATCAAGGAAAATATCCTTTGGGGGAAAGCGGATGCTTCTATGGAGGACATTCGGCATGCGGCCAATATTGCCCAGGCAGATGCCTTTATCTCTCGGCTGCCGGAAGGGTATGATACACAGCTCGGTCAGGGCGGAGTGAATCTATCAGGCGGACAGAAACAACGGGTTTCCATTGCGCGTGCTTTGTTGAAGGAGGCGCCAATCCTCGTTCTGGATGATTCAACAAGCGCACTTGATGCCGTAACCGAACAACGGCTAAAGGAGGCCTTGAGTGAGAATAGAGAAAGGCGAATCGTCTTTTTGATTGCCCAGCGAATTACCTCTATCATGGATGCGGACCATATTATCGTTATGGAGAATGGACATGTGGCCGGAGCGGGAACGCATGAGGAATTAGCTAAGAAC